In Triticum aestivum cultivar Chinese Spring chromosome 5B, IWGSC CS RefSeq v2.1, whole genome shotgun sequence, the following proteins share a genomic window:
- the LOC123113415 gene encoding casein kinase II subunit alpha-2 yields the protein MAWCALRSRLHPLSPSSAAAAAATPHRLLLCLLSTAAPRHSHDHGQHHRRRHSPAAYAAAAESPRPMPPIGRATRHPAGATPIARVYADANSQRPKEYWDYEALDIEWGEQDGYEVLRKVGKGKYSEVFEGLRTGSEERCVIKILKPVRKKKIKREIKILQNLYGGPNIIKLLDVVRDDDSKTPSLIFEYVNNTDFRVLYPTLSDYDIRYYIFELLKALDFSHSRGIMHRDVKPHNIMIDHEKRQLRLIDWGLAEFYHPRMEYNVRVASRCYKGPELLVDLLDYDYSLDLWSLGCMFAAMIFRVDPFFHGQDNYQQLVKIAKVLGTEDFHRYLEKYGLRLDPQLEMLVGRHRKKPWEKFVDSGNRHLVSPEAIDFLDKLLRYDHQERLTAKEAMAHPYFDPVRSSESTRENVQ from the exons ATGGCCTGGTGCGCCCTGCGCAGCCGCCTCCACCCGCtctccccctcctccgccgccgccgccgccgcgacgccccaccggctcctcctctgcctcctctccaccgccgccccgcgccactccCACGACCACGGccagcaccaccgccgccgccactcgcCCGCCGCCTACGCCGCGGCCGCCGAGTCGCCGCGCCCCATGCCGCCCATCGGCCGCGCCACGCGCCACCCCGCGGGGGCCACCCCCATCGCGCGCGTCTACGCCGACGCCAACTCCCAGCGGCCCAAGGAGTACTGGGACTACGAGGCGCTCGACATCGAGTGGGG GGAGCAGGATGGGTACGAGGTGCTGCGGAAGGTGGGCAAGGGCAAGTACAGCGAGGTGTTCGAGGGATTACGGACCGGGAGCGAAGAGAGGTGCgtcatcaagatcctcaagcccgtgaggaagaagaag ATAAAGAGGGAAATAAAGATACTTCAGAACTTATATGGCGGACCTAACATTATAAAGCTACTCGATGTTGTCAGAGATGATGATTCAAAGACGCCTAGTCTGATCTTTGAATATGTCAACAATACTGACTTCAGAGTACTCTACCCCACACTATCGGATTACGATATCAGATACTATATATTTGAATTATTAAAG GCACTAGATTTTTCTCACTCACGGGGTATCATGCATCGAGATGTCAAGCCCCACAATATCATGATTGATCATGAAAAACGCCAGCTTCGTCTTATTGATTGGGGTCTCGCTGAGTTCTACCACCCCAGGATGGAATATAATGTTAGAGTTGCTTCAAG ATGTTATAAGGGCCCTGAATTACTTGTGGATTTGCTAGACTATGACTACTCGTTAGATTTGTGGAGCCTTGGTTGCATGTTTGCAGCAATG ATATTCCGCGTGGACCCTTTCTTTCATGGTCAGGATAACTACCAACAATTAGTCAAAATAGCCAAG GTTCTTGGGACAGAAGATTTCCACCGCTACCTCGAAAAATACGGTCTTCGGCTTGACCCACAGCTTGAAATGCTTGTTGGAAG ACACAGGAAGAAGCCATGGGAGAAGTTTGTTGACTCAGGCAACAGACACTTAGTGAGCCCCGAG GCTATCGACTTTCTAGACAAGCTGCTTCGCTATGACCACCAGGAAAGGCTTACAGCAAAGGAAGCCATG GCTCATCCCTATTTTGACCCAGTAAGAAGCTCTGAAAGCACCCGAGAGAACGTTCAATAG
- the LOC123113414 gene encoding serine/threonine-protein phosphatase 7 long form homolog, translated as MEQNLDPGPVDKSVLVDQELHKSEAISVGKVYKPIRFIEHGTRLNQWEVKHEGMLAILQRAGFYHLRFLKMVQLDHALLNALVERWRRETQTFHLRFGEMAVLLKDVAILTGLRVDGTPVTGATGCHWEQLCLELLGQEPPQIKGGSINIAWLYDTFSNLPEGANQSEIEHATRAYIMYQIGCSLFPDPSGTRVHLRYLALLRDFDASGEMAWGAAVLAHLYRELGKASMKGKANCCAFLTLLQIWAWEHIRIGRPERLENKSLNGDQPLGCRWDVPFKNRENVRSIDQEFYRHGLDTITDYQITWDPYKPSLIDGLPALCTLGSAVWQARTPLICFQIVEMHVPDRVLLQFGMMQHIPDPVEAVERVTMQGKTDEDWSTYHEKYIKEWDNRLHSVAGLHNAVNSDPTHARNCYLEWYWQITRRWISTPVECPFISYQLSGHSEKALIDLVSTVQGRIRALLSGEIDGKRVKESLNDIDMYITSEMEKSQHVLMKQAA; from the exons ATGGAGCAGAACCTGGATCCTGGTCCTGTTGATAAATCAGTTCTTGTGGACCAGGAGCTTCATAAATCAGAGGCTATATCTGTTGGGAAG GTGTATAAACCTATTAGATTTATTGAGCATGGCACAAGACTTAACCAATGGGAGGTGAAGCATGAGGGAATGCTTGCGATATTGCAGCGAGCTGGATTTTACCACCTGCGTTTCTTGAAGATGGTTCAGTTGGACCATGCATTGTTAAATGCTTTGGTCGAAAGGTGGCGGCGTGAAACACAGACCTTCCACTTGCGGTTTGGAGAGATGGCTGTGCTCTTGAAGGATGTGGCCATTCTTACTGGACTTCGCGTAGACGGTACTCCTGTAACTGGTGCAACAGGCTGTCATTGGGAACAGTTGTGCTTAGAGCTACTAGGCCAAGAACCTCCACAGATAAAAGGTGGTTCTATCAACATCGCGTGGTTGTATGACACTTTTAGTAACTTGCCAGAAGGGGCTAATCAGTCAGAAATAGAGCATGCTACACGGGCCTACATAATGTACCAAATTGGCTGCAGCTTATTTCCTGACCCAAGTGGGACTCGGGTGCACTTAAGATACTTGGCACTGCTTCGTGATTTTGATGCCTCAGGGGAGATGGCTTGGGGGGCTGCTGTTCTTGCTCACCTCTACAGAGAACTTGGAAAGGCTAGCATGAAGGGCAAGGCTAACTGCTGTGCATTTCTCACTCTTCTTCAG ATATGGGCATGGGAGCATATCCGGATAGGCCGTCCTGAAAGGCTGGAGAATAAGTCTCTAAACGGCGATCAGCCCCTTGGATGCAG ATGGGACGTACCCTTCAAGAACCGTGAAAATGTCCGATCCATAGACCAGGAATTTTACAGGCATGGGCTTGATACTATAACAGATTATCAG ATAACATGGGACCCGTACAAACCAAGTCTGATCGATGGCCTGCCTGCGCTATGCACACTTGGATCTGCAGTTTGGCAAGCAAGAACTCCATTAATCTGCTTCCAAATAGTGGAAATGCATGTGCCTGATCGTGTCTTACTACAATTCGGAATGATGCAGCACATTCCAGACCCAGTTGAGGCAGTTGAGCGTGTTACAATGCAGGGAAAAACAGATGAGGATTGGTCTACCTACCATGAGAAGTACATTAAGGAATGGGATAACAGGCTCCATTCAGTCGCTGGCCTGCACAATGCCGTGAattcagatcctactcatgcaaggaATTGTTACTTAGAGTGGTACTGGCAGATCACGCGTCGATGGATCTCCACTCCAGTAGAGTGTCCGTTTATATCGTATCAGTTATCCGGGCACAGCGAGAAAGCTCTG ATTGATCTGGTAAGTACGGTGCAGGGGCGAATTAGAGCGTTGTTGTCAGGTGAAATCGACGGGAAGAGGGTCAAAGAATCACTTAATGATATCGATATGTATATTACTTCTGAAATGGAGAAATCACAGCATGTGCTGATGAAACAGGCTGCTTAA